Proteins encoded together in one Fundidesulfovibrio soli window:
- a CDS encoding BMC domain-containing protein, translating into MASDDRESLNGDALGFVETFGLIAAVEVADAMGKAARVRVKSVCNADAGLLCVVCEGDLAACRAAVDAGRASAERLGGYVTSNLIARPWDDTGELITRHVGSMFRQAAKQASSGKTAKQAPAVKGKPGGKAR; encoded by the coding sequence GTGGCATCAGATGATCGCGAGAGCTTGAACGGCGACGCCCTGGGTTTCGTGGAGACCTTCGGCCTGATCGCCGCCGTGGAGGTGGCCGACGCAATGGGCAAGGCGGCCAGGGTGCGGGTGAAGTCCGTGTGCAACGCGGACGCCGGGCTGCTGTGCGTGGTCTGCGAGGGCGACCTCGCGGCCTGCAGGGCGGCGGTGGACGCGGGCCGGGCCTCCGCCGAGCGCCTGGGGGGCTACGTGACCAGCAACCTCATCGCCCGGCCCTGGGACGACACCGGGGAGCTCATCACCCGGCATGTGGGCTCCATGTTCAGGCAGGCCGCGAAGCAGGCATCATCCGGGAAAACCGCGAAGCAGGCCCCGGCCGTGAAGGGCAAACCCGGGGGCAAGGCGCGCTAG